The proteins below are encoded in one region of Parvicella tangerina:
- the lhgO gene encoding L-2-hydroxyglutarate oxidase, protein MDKLYDLAIVGGGIVGAATFYKLQTAYPDLKIVVFEKEKAWADHQTGNNSGVIHSGLYYTPGSLKAENCVKGRRELVSFAKAYNVPHDVCGKVVVATKESELPFMNKIFDNGIANDTEGIEKISGEQIKDIEPYVEGIAGIWVPCTGIIDYRRATEVMVEVGEAKNPDSSTHLNTEVLGIEHNGDHRLINTSKGDFKAKKIIFCGGLQADRLAKKDGVKIKEKVVGFRGDYYELTDQAKHKVKNLIYPVPNPEFPFLGVHFTRMTNGEIECGPNAVFTFKREGYNKTDFSLKDTMSALSYGGTWKLFFNNMKFGVDEYRRAFSKRLFLRTLQGLIPSLTMQDIKPGRAGVRALLLGEDGDTRDDFRIEYSDHSIHVLNAPSPAATASLAIGDYIKELAEEHFKLK, encoded by the coding sequence ATGGATAAATTATATGATTTAGCAATAGTTGGAGGAGGAATAGTAGGAGCGGCTACTTTTTATAAACTGCAAACGGCTTACCCTGATTTAAAAATCGTTGTATTTGAAAAAGAAAAAGCCTGGGCAGATCATCAAACTGGAAATAACTCTGGTGTCATCCACTCAGGACTTTACTATACACCAGGCTCATTAAAAGCAGAGAATTGTGTGAAGGGTAGAAGGGAATTGGTGTCATTCGCCAAAGCATATAATGTGCCCCATGATGTATGCGGTAAAGTTGTTGTGGCTACAAAAGAAAGCGAATTGCCATTCATGAATAAAATCTTTGATAATGGAATTGCTAATGACACTGAAGGTATTGAGAAAATATCTGGAGAACAAATCAAAGATATAGAGCCTTATGTTGAAGGGATAGCTGGAATTTGGGTGCCTTGCACGGGAATTATTGATTACCGGAGAGCCACCGAAGTCATGGTAGAAGTAGGCGAAGCTAAAAATCCTGATAGCTCTACGCATTTGAATACAGAAGTTTTAGGAATTGAACATAATGGAGATCATCGGTTAATTAACACCTCTAAAGGTGATTTTAAAGCCAAGAAGATCATCTTCTGTGGTGGACTGCAAGCGGATCGGTTAGCTAAGAAAGATGGGGTAAAGATCAAAGAAAAAGTTGTAGGATTCAGAGGTGATTATTACGAATTGACAGATCAGGCCAAGCATAAGGTGAAAAATTTGATCTATCCAGTTCCCAACCCAGAATTTCCATTTTTAGGGGTGCATTTTACAAGAATGACTAATGGGGAGATTGAATGTGGTCCAAATGCTGTATTTACATTCAAGCGTGAGGGATATAATAAAACGGATTTTTCATTGAAAGATACCATGAGTGCGTTAAGTTATGGTGGAACCTGGAAGCTATTCTTCAATAATATGAAGTTTGGTGTGGATGAGTATCGAAGAGCTTTTTCTAAGAGGTTATTTCTCAGAACCCTTCAAGGGTTAATTCCTTCGCTAACCATGCAAGATATTAAACCGGGTAGGGCAGGAGTTAGAGCTCTTTTACTAGGAGAGGATGGTGATACCAGAGATGACTTTAGAATAGAATATTCTGATCACAGCATTCATGTGCTAAATGCTCCGAGTCCGGCTGCTACAGCTTCCTTGGCGATCGGTGATTATATCAAAGAATTAGCAGAAGAACACTTTAAACTAAAGTAG
- a CDS encoding YkoF family thiamine/hydroxymethylpyrimidine-binding protein, producing the protein MNVTIEISKYPLNEEYIKPIKNFIDRINTTEGIIVKTNATSTQIAGEYDFVMNLMSQEIKCSFEQFGKSIFVMKVLLGNLIED; encoded by the coding sequence ATGAACGTAACGATCGAAATCAGTAAGTATCCGCTGAATGAAGAATACATAAAGCCCATTAAGAACTTTATAGACAGAATCAATACAACGGAAGGTATAATTGTGAAGACGAATGCAACGAGTACTCAAATTGCAGGAGAATACGACTTTGTAATGAATTTGATGTCTCAGGAGATTAAATGCTCTTTCGAACAATTCGGTAAGTCCATCTTCGTAATGAAGGTTTTGTTAGGCAACTTGATCGAGGATTGA
- a CDS encoding ATP-binding cassette domain-containing protein: protein MSERILKALMQLFAIIAKVEVNEETGEFKSDAGGRTIVDMFLRQELNQELVEEYLALFDDHLETHQGKLKKKNSKRKRTSVNSVKVLKICTQINEELTQRQKVIVLIRILEFIFANEDISDQEYEFAETVADTFNISREEFTLCLDFVKAEADDKIDSPHYLVADTKEENTFEQSEHIYHESLIGFLRVVQVSSVNTYFVKYYGDHQLYLNGQVLTQDRVHILSQGSSIRSPKVQPIYYSDVISQYLSDESTKKIIFHIDNIVYRFKGGKVGIQPFDSVEESGKLIGIMGGSGAGKSTLMNVLNGNYTPSEGRVTINGLDLHHEKKKLEGVIGFVPQDDLLIEELTVFENLFYNAKLCFGNYSDKQITKLVSKTLHAIGLYEAKDLKVGSPLEKTISGGQRKRLNIALELIREPAVMFVDEPTSGLSSRDSENIMDLLKELALKGKLIFVVIHQPSSDIFKMFDKLMILDVGGYPIYNGNPVDAVIYFKKLVNHVNAEESECITCGNVNPEQIFNIIESKVVDEYGNLTPNRKVSPKQWNKYYLEDKGRQKVKDIDYTEIPDSIFKIPNKLKQLLIFFKRDVLSKMTNVQYMMITLFEAPLLALILAFFMKFMTEDALGETKYTFYGSDNLPQYLFISVIVALFVGLTTSAEEIIGNLKILKREKFLNLSKGSYLFSKIGIMFMISAIQMLFYTVVGNWVLEIHGMDLWYWIILFSTSCFANLLGLNISASFNSVKVIYILIPILIIPQLLFSGIIVSFDKLHPWFSSKSHVPAIGNVMASRWAYEAMAVKQFKDNDYETIFFDYDQQMSFANWKKDQWVSNMEGKLKDVVRYQEETDSVKLAEDKEEIISHLHIFKNEIEKEIRYQNELIAQTGMEGVLCDYPDYADLCPEVENLTLDKFNEHTEEVMTNFLMKSKEGYMNTYLAVEHQKDSIQKLYTKPNDAFMAVIDQQKEAGVLSAKNHKKVRKLGSKLLDLAFTNFRNEHKNKALEDFVTAANSLQFADEDHDNIIQKKDPIYLLPYDNDWLRSHFYAPEKKIFGTYIGTFWANVIVIWLMTLLLTITLFTDALKRFLDLLGSFSGMFSNVKFPKLAKKGGKKKKD from the coding sequence ATGAGCGAACGGATACTCAAAGCCCTTATGCAACTATTTGCGATTATCGCAAAGGTTGAGGTAAATGAAGAAACCGGAGAGTTTAAATCAGATGCAGGAGGTAGAACAATCGTTGATATGTTCTTGCGTCAGGAACTTAACCAGGAATTAGTTGAGGAGTATCTTGCTTTATTCGATGATCACCTGGAAACTCACCAGGGAAAACTCAAGAAAAAGAACAGTAAGCGTAAGCGAACTTCCGTTAACTCGGTAAAGGTACTTAAGATCTGTACGCAAATCAATGAAGAGCTGACGCAACGTCAGAAAGTCATTGTGTTGATTCGTATCCTCGAATTTATCTTTGCGAACGAAGATATATCTGACCAAGAGTATGAGTTTGCGGAAACAGTGGCGGATACCTTTAACATTTCTAGAGAAGAGTTTACACTCTGTCTGGATTTTGTTAAGGCTGAAGCTGATGATAAGATCGACTCTCCGCACTACTTAGTTGCAGATACGAAAGAAGAAAATACATTTGAACAATCTGAACACATTTACCATGAATCGTTAATTGGGTTCTTGAGAGTAGTTCAGGTAAGTTCGGTTAATACCTACTTCGTAAAATACTACGGTGATCACCAGTTATATCTGAATGGACAGGTACTCACACAGGATAGGGTTCATATTCTTAGTCAGGGATCTTCTATTCGATCACCAAAAGTTCAACCAATTTACTACAGTGATGTCATCAGTCAATACCTGAGTGATGAATCTACTAAGAAGATCATCTTCCACATCGATAATATTGTTTATCGTTTTAAAGGAGGAAAGGTAGGTATACAGCCTTTTGATTCAGTAGAAGAATCTGGCAAGCTAATTGGGATCATGGGTGGTTCTGGTGCTGGTAAGTCTACGTTGATGAATGTATTGAACGGAAACTACACCCCTTCTGAAGGTAGAGTGACTATCAATGGTCTTGACCTCCATCATGAGAAGAAGAAGTTAGAAGGTGTAATTGGTTTTGTTCCTCAGGATGACCTTTTGATTGAAGAGCTGACGGTATTTGAAAACCTATTTTACAATGCCAAGCTGTGCTTTGGAAACTATTCTGATAAGCAGATCACAAAATTGGTCTCTAAGACACTTCACGCAATTGGTCTTTATGAAGCTAAAGACCTCAAAGTTGGCTCACCTCTAGAAAAAACAATTTCAGGTGGACAGCGTAAGCGTTTGAACATCGCATTAGAGCTCATCAGAGAGCCTGCCGTGATGTTTGTGGATGAACCTACTTCTGGTTTGTCTTCAAGGGATTCTGAAAACATTATGGATCTCCTGAAAGAGTTGGCGTTGAAAGGTAAGTTAATCTTTGTTGTGATTCACCAGCCCTCTTCAGACATCTTTAAAATGTTTGATAAACTGATGATTCTTGACGTTGGCGGATATCCAATTTATAATGGAAATCCTGTTGATGCAGTCATCTACTTTAAAAAGCTGGTTAACCACGTTAATGCAGAAGAGAGTGAATGTATCACCTGTGGTAACGTAAACCCTGAACAGATCTTCAACATTATAGAAAGTAAGGTTGTTGATGAATATGGAAACCTAACACCTAATCGAAAAGTATCTCCAAAACAGTGGAACAAATATTATCTGGAGGATAAAGGAAGGCAAAAGGTAAAAGACATTGACTATACGGAGATTCCGGATAGCATATTCAAAATCCCGAATAAGTTAAAGCAGTTACTCATCTTCTTTAAACGAGATGTGTTGAGCAAAATGACGAATGTTCAATACATGATGATCACATTATTTGAGGCTCCCCTACTGGCTTTGATCCTAGCTTTCTTTATGAAGTTCATGACTGAAGATGCTTTGGGAGAAACGAAATACACTTTTTACGGAAGTGATAACTTACCTCAGTACTTGTTCATCTCTGTGATCGTTGCCTTGTTTGTTGGACTTACAACCAGTGCGGAGGAGATCATTGGGAACTTAAAAATACTGAAAAGAGAAAAGTTCCTGAATTTGAGCAAAGGAAGCTACCTCTTCAGTAAGATTGGGATTATGTTCATGATCTCTGCGATTCAAATGCTGTTTTATACTGTAGTAGGAAACTGGGTGCTTGAAATCCACGGTATGGACTTATGGTATTGGATTATCTTATTCTCAACTTCTTGTTTTGCAAACTTACTTGGACTGAACATATCGGCTAGTTTTAATAGCGTAAAGGTTATTTACATTCTCATTCCAATATTGATCATTCCGCAGCTATTATTCTCTGGAATTATCGTTTCTTTTGACAAGTTACACCCTTGGTTCTCTTCTAAGTCACATGTTCCTGCTATTGGAAATGTGATGGCATCGAGATGGGCGTATGAAGCAATGGCGGTAAAGCAGTTCAAGGATAATGATTACGAAACCATCTTCTTTGATTACGATCAGCAAATGTCTTTTGCGAATTGGAAAAAGGATCAGTGGGTAAGCAACATGGAAGGGAAACTGAAAGATGTTGTGAGATACCAGGAGGAGACGGATTCTGTGAAATTAGCAGAAGACAAAGAGGAGATCATCAGTCACCTTCATATCTTTAAAAATGAAATCGAAAAAGAAATTCGATATCAGAATGAATTGATCGCTCAAACAGGTATGGAAGGAGTATTGTGTGATTACCCTGATTACGCTGACCTTTGTCCTGAGGTAGAAAACCTTACCTTGGATAAGTTCAATGAACATACTGAGGAGGTGATGACCAATTTCTTAATGAAGTCCAAAGAAGGTTATATGAACACCTACCTGGCGGTTGAACACCAGAAGGATAGTATCCAAAAGTTGTATACGAAGCCTAATGATGCTTTCATGGCCGTAATTGACCAGCAAAAAGAAGCTGGGGTACTTTCTGCAAAGAATCACAAGAAAGTTCGAAAGCTAGGTAGCAAGTTATTAGATCTGGCCTTTACAAATTTCAGAAATGAGCATAAAAATAAGGCCCTTGAGGATTTCGTAACAGCTGCTAATTCCCTGCAGTTCGCGGATGAGGATCATGATAATATCATTCAGAAAAAAGACCCGATCTACTTATTACCTTACGATAATGACTGGTTAAGGTCTCATTTCTATGCTCCAGAAAAGAAAATATTTGGTACATACATTGGGACATTCTGGGCGAATGTGATTGTGATCTGGTTGATGACGCTATTGCTTACGATCACCTTATTTACAGATGCACTTAAACGCTTCCTTGATCTATTAGGGTCGTTCTCTGGAATGTTCTCTAATGTGAAGTTTCCGAAATTGGCGAAGAAAGGAGGTAAGAAGAAAAAAGACTGA
- the pfkA gene encoding 6-phosphofructokinase, producing MKIGLITSGGDAPGMNACVRAVVRSAAQNGLEVIGFIRGYEGILDKDYTVLKNENVAQIIQRGGTILKTARSKRFYEREQRSLAAENLRSLGVDSLIAIGGDGTFTGADLLQKEHGFKVVGVPGTIDNDLFGTDYTIGYDTAINTVVEAVDKIRDTALSHDRIFVVEVMGRDAGFIALRSGLAVGAEAILVPETKTDMGRVLKRLEGRRKSKQSAIVVVAEGDEFGGAEDVAKAIREKYTDREVKVTKLGHIQRGGNPSAMDRVLAGFLGVGAVEAVVKGVSGVMVGMQHKNIVHVPLKNAIKHHQDVDDNLLRITEMLSV from the coding sequence ATGAAAATAGGGTTAATCACATCTGGAGGGGATGCTCCAGGGATGAATGCTTGCGTGCGAGCCGTGGTGAGAAGTGCTGCTCAAAATGGTCTTGAGGTAATTGGGTTTATTCGAGGTTATGAAGGAATTCTCGATAAGGATTACACAGTGCTCAAAAATGAGAATGTCGCGCAGATCATCCAGCGGGGTGGTACTATTTTGAAAACAGCAAGGAGTAAGCGTTTTTACGAGAGGGAGCAACGTAGTTTGGCTGCTGAAAACTTACGGTCTTTGGGGGTGGATTCGTTGATTGCGATAGGGGGCGATGGTACGTTTACGGGTGCCGACCTATTGCAGAAAGAACATGGTTTTAAAGTGGTTGGGGTGCCTGGAACCATCGATAATGACTTGTTTGGAACGGACTATACGATTGGGTATGACACGGCTATCAACACTGTGGTAGAAGCTGTTGATAAGATAAGAGATACGGCTTTGAGTCATGATCGCATTTTTGTGGTGGAAGTAATGGGGAGAGATGCTGGTTTTATCGCCTTGAGAAGTGGTCTGGCTGTAGGGGCTGAGGCTATTTTAGTTCCTGAAACAAAGACGGATATGGGGCGTGTTCTAAAGCGTTTAGAAGGTCGGAGGAAAAGTAAGCAAAGCGCAATTGTTGTTGTTGCGGAAGGTGATGAATTTGGTGGGGCTGAGGATGTAGCAAAGGCAATTCGTGAAAAGTATACGGATAGAGAGGTGAAGGTGACGAAGTTGGGGCACATTCAGCGTGGGGGTAATCCTTCTGCAATGGATCGTGTTTTGGCGGGTTTTTTAGGTGTGGGTGCTGTTGAGGCGGTAGTGAAAGGAGTGAGTGGTGTAATGGTTGGGATGCAGCATAAAAATATCGTTCATGTGCCTTTGAAAAATGCGATAAAACACCATCAGGATGTTGATGATAATTTATTAAGAATCACAGAGATGTTGTCTGTGTAG
- the priA gene encoding replication restart helicase PriA, with amino-acid sequence MIEERKTLFVDVVLPLALPKTYTFRVPFELNDFIRKGQRVIVPFGKSKLLTAIVKRVHEEIPSYTTKYVDFILDERPVVTERQLALWDWISSYYMANIGDVMTAALPSRLKLESETKILLNESLDYQQIKLTEQEVFIIDALEVRGVLDLKEVGKILDRKTVYPVVKRMLDKDLVYVEEELKEMYKPKIEKYITLEDGLDSEEELKMAFEKLGRSHKQEEVLMTFLKLSGYGESFEPVLKKTLLEETGASHSVLNGLFEKSILKEVHEEVGRFKIKDTDTQEERDLSPAQQKAFDEVKTSFEEKDVCLLHGVTGSGKTELFVKLIKEQIAQGKKVLYLLPEIALTTQIINRLKKFFGDKIAVYHSRFSPNERVEIWNDILNEKYNKYDVILGARSAVFLPFKQLGLIIVDEEHETSYKQHDPSPRYHARDTALVLAKQFGAKVLMGTATPAIETMHHAEQGHYGYVSLSERFGGLQLPEIQCADLKEATAKNKMHGIFSKYLLDTMKEVLEDGKQIILFQNRRGYAPRWVCEMCNHTPQCTRCDVSLHYHKFQHLLTCHYCGFTMKPPTRCAACGSTDLKMVGIGTEKIEEEIEIHLGSKIKVQRMDLDTTRSKYAYQNIIDDFENKQIDILVGTQMITKGLDFDNVALVGILNADDLLFYPDFRAFERAYQLMSQVSGRAGRKGKRGRVIIQTYDPNHWIIQKVMYHDYEGMYKQELYERKNYQYPPFFRMIRLTVRHKDESRVDKASLKLTLKLQEKLGNRVLGPEYGSIKRIRNLYNKMITVKFERKASPSKVKEYISDCIAHFSMDDDFKSVRIKVDVDPN; translated from the coding sequence TTGATTGAAGAAAGAAAAACATTGTTTGTAGACGTTGTTTTGCCTTTGGCTTTGCCGAAGACGTACACGTTTAGGGTGCCTTTTGAATTGAATGATTTTATCCGAAAAGGGCAGCGGGTAATCGTGCCGTTTGGTAAGTCGAAATTATTGACTGCAATTGTGAAAAGAGTGCATGAAGAGATTCCTTCTTACACCACAAAGTATGTTGATTTTATTTTGGATGAAAGACCTGTTGTAACGGAAAGGCAGTTAGCATTGTGGGATTGGATCTCAAGTTATTACATGGCAAATATCGGTGATGTAATGACTGCTGCACTTCCCAGTAGGTTAAAGTTGGAGAGTGAGACTAAGATCTTGCTGAATGAATCGCTGGATTATCAACAGATCAAGTTGACGGAACAAGAGGTGTTTATCATTGATGCGCTAGAGGTTCGAGGGGTGCTAGATTTGAAAGAGGTAGGGAAGATACTGGATCGAAAAACGGTTTATCCGGTGGTTAAGCGAATGCTCGACAAGGATCTAGTCTATGTAGAGGAGGAGTTAAAGGAAATGTACAAGCCCAAGATTGAGAAATACATCACACTTGAAGATGGCCTTGATTCGGAAGAGGAGTTGAAGATGGCTTTTGAGAAATTAGGACGTTCACACAAGCAGGAGGAGGTGCTGATGACCTTTCTGAAGTTAAGTGGGTATGGGGAGTCGTTTGAACCAGTCCTTAAAAAGACACTGCTAGAAGAGACGGGAGCAAGTCATTCAGTGCTGAACGGTTTATTTGAGAAATCTATTTTAAAGGAAGTTCACGAAGAGGTAGGGCGTTTTAAGATCAAGGATACCGACACACAAGAGGAGCGTGATCTCTCACCGGCACAACAAAAGGCTTTTGATGAGGTGAAAACTTCCTTTGAAGAAAAAGATGTTTGTCTACTTCATGGGGTGACGGGAAGTGGAAAAACGGAGCTGTTCGTGAAGCTAATTAAGGAGCAGATCGCTCAAGGTAAGAAGGTTTTATATTTACTTCCGGAGATTGCGCTTACAACACAGATTATCAATCGGTTAAAAAAGTTTTTTGGAGATAAGATTGCGGTCTATCATTCACGCTTTTCTCCTAATGAAAGAGTAGAGATCTGGAACGACATCCTGAACGAGAAATACAACAAATACGATGTGATTTTAGGAGCTCGAAGTGCCGTGTTTTTACCTTTTAAGCAGTTGGGATTGATCATCGTGGATGAGGAACATGAAACGTCTTACAAGCAGCACGATCCTTCACCAAGGTATCATGCGCGCGACACAGCTTTGGTACTTGCTAAACAGTTTGGTGCCAAGGTGTTAATGGGAACAGCTACTCCTGCTATTGAGACTATGCATCATGCAGAGCAAGGTCATTATGGTTATGTTTCACTGTCTGAGCGGTTTGGTGGATTACAGCTACCTGAGATTCAATGCGCTGACCTGAAGGAGGCAACAGCAAAAAACAAGATGCATGGAATCTTTTCCAAGTACTTGTTGGACACCATGAAAGAAGTGCTGGAGGATGGGAAGCAGATCATTCTTTTTCAAAATAGGAGAGGGTATGCGCCACGATGGGTTTGCGAGATGTGTAATCACACCCCTCAATGTACGCGATGCGATGTGAGTCTGCATTATCATAAGTTTCAGCATTTGCTTACTTGTCATTATTGTGGTTTTACCATGAAGCCGCCAACGCGTTGTGCAGCTTGCGGAAGCACCGATTTGAAAATGGTAGGGATAGGTACGGAGAAGATCGAGGAGGAAATTGAGATTCACTTAGGAAGCAAGATTAAGGTGCAGCGAATGGATCTGGATACCACACGGAGTAAATATGCCTATCAGAATATTATCGATGATTTTGAGAATAAGCAGATCGACATTTTGGTAGGAACACAGATGATTACCAAAGGGCTGGATTTTGATAACGTTGCGCTTGTTGGTATTCTCAATGCAGATGATTTGCTTTTCTATCCCGACTTCAGAGCGTTTGAACGTGCGTACCAATTGATGTCACAGGTGAGCGGACGTGCAGGGCGTAAAGGAAAGAGAGGAAGGGTGATTATCCAGACTTACGATCCGAATCATTGGATCATTCAGAAGGTGATGTATCACGATTATGAGGGGATGTACAAGCAGGAACTGTACGAGCGTAAAAACTATCAATATCCACCTTTCTTTAGAATGATTCGTTTAACGGTCCGTCACAAGGACGAATCTCGTGTTGACAAAGCTAGTCTTAAGTTAACGCTAAAATTGCAGGAGAAGCTCGGAAATCGTGTTTTAGGACCAGAATACGGTTCGATCAAGCGAATAAGAAATCTGTACAATAAGATGATCACGGTGAAGTTTGAGCGTAAAGCGAGTCCAAGTAAGGTCAAAGAGTATATTTCAGACTGTATCGCTCACTTCTCCATGGATGACGACTTTAAGTCGGTTAGGATCAAGGTGGATGTGGATCCGAATTAG
- a CDS encoding SUMF1/EgtB/PvdO family nonheme iron enzyme, translated as MSYLITLSIPIILIGCSLFRFDASSYPEAELPPGTMKIGDNFYFDQTEITNHHWCEYLYWTQQVYGESSKEYLDALPKSTAWIELDSSYAYLDTFYLRHPSYRDYPAVGLSFQQVNNFAQWRSDRVFEYLLIREEVIEFNPNFNRDTFFTIEKYFTGNYLDYEPDERFIHYPSYSIPSMKDYIILDALQDSINYKFDQYCLKKDNQWTPIRCREVRIQRQNETPWFEEPTAPVIQSKKGKYRPISHLNGNVMEFTSKPYLYFGLSYLDSCNQSRGLLRYDTSESNAYTGFRNVCTFKKWGK; from the coding sequence TTGAGTTATTTAATAACCTTGTCGATTCCCATAATTCTGATAGGATGTTCATTATTTAGATTTGATGCATCAAGTTACCCTGAGGCTGAACTACCTCCAGGAACGATGAAGATTGGTGATAATTTCTATTTCGATCAGACTGAGATTACCAACCATCACTGGTGTGAGTATCTTTACTGGACACAACAAGTTTACGGAGAATCTTCCAAGGAGTACCTTGATGCCCTACCTAAATCCACGGCTTGGATAGAACTTGACTCTTCTTATGCTTATCTTGATACGTTCTATCTTAGACATCCATCCTATAGAGATTACCCTGCTGTAGGCCTTAGTTTTCAACAGGTTAATAATTTTGCCCAATGGCGTTCAGATCGTGTCTTTGAGTATTTGTTGATCAGAGAAGAAGTTATCGAATTTAATCCAAACTTCAATCGGGATACATTCTTTACCATTGAAAAGTATTTTACTGGAAACTACCTTGATTATGAGCCAGATGAACGCTTCATTCATTACCCTTCTTACTCTATCCCATCGATGAAAGACTATATCATCCTTGATGCACTTCAAGACTCAATTAATTATAAATTTGACCAATACTGTTTGAAAAAGGATAATCAATGGACTCCGATAAGATGTAGGGAGGTTAGGATTCAACGTCAAAATGAAACACCTTGGTTCGAAGAACCTACTGCTCCAGTAATTCAATCAAAAAAAGGTAAATACAGGCCAATAAGTCACTTAAACGGCAACGTTATGGAATTCACAAGTAAACCTTACCTATACTTTGGTCTATCCTATCTGGACTCCTGTAATCAAAGTAGAGGCCTTTTGCGATACGACACTTCTGAATCAAATGCCTATACCGGATTTAGAAATGTTTGTACATTTAAAAAGTGGGGAAAGTAA